Genomic DNA from Lactuca sativa cultivar Salinas chromosome 8, Lsat_Salinas_v11, whole genome shotgun sequence:
GCAAAGGCGAATATCAAAAGAAATATAGGAGATGCAGATTTGCACTGCAAACAAAGAAAAAAGatttaaaactaattaaaaaaaaaaaggtaagtTGAGTTGACTAATATGAATGGAGAGAGTTGACCAACCATGGTGGCAAATGTAACAGAGATGAAAACAAGGGATGCATTGCTCAAGTTGATATCCAGTGCTGTTGCAAGAGACGTGGGTACAACTGTGAAAGGCAAAGTCCATCTGTAGCATTAgttattatttattagaaaagTTAATAAAAAGTAACAACATGTATGAAGAACTAGAGCTATAAATACATCTATGATATCAACAGCAATGGgatgtatttgttttttttttatgaatgttTACCTCTCACAAAGTAGTCCTTCTTTGACATAGGTACAGAAGGTTCAAATCTTTTAGACCAAAAGTATGTGATACCCTTTGACAAAATAGCTTGCATTGCAAAATGAACTGTGTTCATCAATAAGGGAGCAGGGAATCTTCCCATATCATCTCCGAGTAGAGTCTTATTATACCTATTAACATTGAGAAACGCAATCTAAAACTGTAGATCAAGATGAAATCATGAAATAGATATTGCAAATAAGAAAAGGAGACTTACAGGGTTAATAATGTACTGAAAATGTACCACATGAGTATGAAAAACAATGTCTTGAGTATATCAGAAACAGCAATAGGATTCCTGGAGCTTGATGAAACAGCCATATATGTTTCAACAAAATCGGTATCTTCAGGATCTAGCATTCTATTGTCAGCAATTTCAATATCAAAAGAAGAATAATTCCCATTTTTGTTTCCTCTTCTGGGACTAGGAGCAGGAAACATATCTATACTGCCACTTCTATTCATCTTTACACCCCTCAATTCACTACTCTGTTCTTCATCAACTTTTTGAAGCACTGGAAGTTCAAAATTGTCGTCCACTTCATTTGTATTTACAATCTCATCCTCTTGTACACGATTCTGATTGTATATCCCATCTTTGTCGCCCCAATTAGAGAATGAAGGGTCCCTATGGAATCCGAATCCTTCCTCATGAGCAATTTTCTGGGTGTTTAAATCGCTCTCTACCATTTTGTTCCTGATTTGTGGTCGAAGCCATCTAAACTCCAACCCCCATGATTAACCAATATCACCGAACAGAACTAGCACATGAATAGAAAACTCCACTACGATTTGATCGTATCAAGTTTgacctaagtcataaagttctgAAGTCTAAGTGATCAAAGTTCCGGAAAATTACCTGCTCTGATCAAATTTAACAAGACATTCAAAATCTAGCTCAGAAAATCCGTTTTGCAACAAACATTAAAACTCACGATATATTGCCTACTTTTAATTGCATTGAAAACCCAATTTTATGAAGTATTGTTGATGCAAATATGGTAAAAAAATCATTGAGACACGTACCTCGGTAAGCTTCTTGAATGAATCTAGTTGCAATAAGGTATAGATATTCAAAAGAATTCAAACACGATGCAATTCGCTGACGTTGCGTTTCAGAAACGTAGATCTTATGAAGATTCAAACGACGAAATAGACACAGAGATCTGTAATATAAAAATTATACGGTGAacaa
This window encodes:
- the LOC111902472 gene encoding probable sugar phosphate/phosphate translocator At1g06470, translating into MVESDLNTQKIAHEEGFGFHRDPSFSNWGDKDGIYNQNRVQEDEIVNTNEVDDNFELPVLQKVDEEQSSELRGVKMNRSGSIDMFPAPSPRRGNKNGNYSSFDIEIADNRMLDPEDTDFVETYMAVSSSSRNPIAVSDILKTLFFILMWYIFSTLLTLYNKTLLGDDMGRFPAPLLMNTVHFAMQAILSKGITYFWSKRFEPSVPMSKKDYFVRVVPTSLATALDINLSNASLVFISVTFATMCKSASPIFLLIFAFAFRLETPSVKLLGIILIISVGILLTVAKETAFEFWGFIFVMLAAVMSGFRWSMTQILLQKEVYGLKNPLVLMSVVTPVMAVATALFSLILDPWDEFRRTSYFDSPWHITRSGLLMLLGGTLAFFMVLTEYILVSMTSAVTVTIAGVVKEAVTILVAVFYFHDEFTWLKGAGLIIIMFGVSLFNWYKYQKFQNRTRSGAKIAKSDDTTPARYVILEDMEGEEISP